CATCCTTGCTCCCACCAACAACGTTGTCGATGAGCTGAACCTGCTCGCGCAGGCTCAGCGACTCCAAGCAGAAGCGCTTGCTCCGCAGGCTTTGGAGTCCGAAGGAGTGCGGTATTTTGTTGGAGATCGCGTGATCTTCACCCTTAACGATCGCCAACTTGGCCTATGGAATGGTGACACCGGAACCGTTCAATCGATCAGGGACGGAAAACTTGTTGTATATTTGGATTCTCACGAGACGCGGGAGATAGATCTGAAGCGATATACCGACATACGATTGGGATATGCCTTCACCGTGAATCGAACTCAAGGGGCGACGATCGATAACTCCCTTGTTTACGCTTCAAACCAAAATCGGGAGCTCGCCTACGTGGAGGCGAGCCGGGCGAAAGACAGCACCCGCTGGTATCTCGCGGAATCGGTGGTCAAAGTAACCGAGTCGATGGAGCAATCGAGGAAAAAGGAATTCATCGCTGATCAGGTAATCACCCTTGAGCAAACTCTGACTCTCTAAGGCGAATTGGCCGACTACGCCTTTGGCCTGCCTGCGGTTTTGATCGCGTCATAGAGCAGTTGAGCTAACCGCTGTTCGTAAAGGGCGATGCCGAGAGTATCGGTTGTTGCTGGTTTTCGAAATCGTTGAATATCCGGAGTCAATCGACGAAGTTGTTCGTCAGCGTTTTCGAGCAGCAGCATTGTGGCTCGGATGAAATGGCTCAGATTGTTGTGATCGCCTGAATATTCTTGTGTCATCGTGTGCCACTTCCGGCGCTCGCTCATGGAGCAGCGGAATCGAACTGAGGTGGTCTTCAGCTCCTTGTCGACCGGCACGTCAGGAACTTGCTCCCTTTCACGCAGGGCCAGGTCAGGCGATGACGCTTCTTCCTGCTCGACCGCATGTAAAGTGTGGTTAACGATATTGGTATTCGGCTCCAGGGGAGTTGCGGCAGGTTGCAGAACCCGCCTCAGACGATCGCCTACTGGATTATAGTTATCGGGAAGGATCGGTGCTCGCTTAGCCATTGGCTGCTACCTCCGAAGAAATCTGCACCGAGTGCTTTATTCCAAGGAATTTTTCAATGTTGGTCTCAAAACTCACTGCCAAATCCCTGAAAGCCTGGCAAACGGTGTGCGTTGAATCGACTCTGAAAATTGTAGTCCCTTGGGTTTGTGCAGTGGGCACGATGGTCGAACGCGGAATGACCGGCAGAAGTTGATAGTCTTTGAAGGTTCCTGCCACGTAGGCCACCAGTTCTCGGCTGAGTCTGGTTCGACTTTCCACCGCTCCGATGGCGATCCCTACTAACTCAAGTTTTGAATTCCCGTATTTTCGAACTTCCTCGATGTCATGCAAAGCTTCGTTGAGCCCTTGAATCGCTAGTCCCTCCGGAATCGCGACCAGGAGAAAGCCGTCGGCGGCTTTGTATGCTGCGATGATCGGCAACGGGGCGCTGGGAGGAGTATCCAAGAAAACGTAGTCATAATGCCCCCGGAGCTTTTCGACCACGGGCTTCAAGCAGTCGTGCAACGGCACCGGGTCGAACTTGGACTTCTTGGTTCGGAGCCTCTCATCAAGACTTTCGAGTTTACGAGAACCCGGCAGCAGATGAACCCCTTCTGGTAGCTGATTGTCTTCGTCCTCGTGAGTGATAATCACATCGAGCGGCTCCTCATCCCCCACCAAGACTTCAAAGGTGCCTAAGAAACCCTCAGGTTTAATTCCAAAGTGTTTGGTCGAACCCGCGTTGACGTCCAGATCAACGATGAGCACTTTCCGCCCCAATTCAGCCAAGGCGCACGCAAGTTGAACCGTGATGGTCGTCTTGCCGACTCCACCCTTCTGGTTTCCGATCCCGATTATCGCGGTCCTCGGCCCTGAAATTTCCACGATCGAATGGCCCTCCATAAAGTTTTCTCCTAAGAAAAATTGCTGCCTGATAAGGATACAAGGATACGTATCCTTGTAGGCACAAGGATACAGGCTCATCAGAGCACGAAGCCTTTCAGATCGCAACCCATCTACCACCTATCTCTACGAAAATAATCACAATTCCTAGATCTGATAGGGCTACGTAGCGCTATGAACACAAGGATACAAGGATACGTAGCTCCAGGGACACAAGGATACGTATCCTTGTAGCTACAAGAACCGCGACGATTCACTTTTACTGTTGCGGGAAAGTGCTGAACGAGATTTAACCGAACTGCGGGCAAAAAAAAGGCCAGCGCACCAACGCTGGCCTTTCAAATGATCACCCGAACGAACCGGAGGCAACCGGATATACGGATAGGATTGATGTTTATCTTGGTTGCGGTGCCTTCGTCAACGGGTCGAATTTTGACCGGCGATCACTTTTGCGGAGGCGACCCATGCAATCAGGCTACAAAACCATAACCCCAATCCAATTCTCAAACATCCTGTGGCTCATGGAGGAGGGGACACTCTCCAAACGAGACGCGCAAGCCTACTTCGGCTGCTTTGCCCTGGTTGCAATCCGCGAAGCCGCCACGCGCTACAAAAAGCGCCGCCGCGAAAAACCCAGTGATTTTCCGCGCTACCGATTAAACGAACTCGTGCGTTTAACCGAACTCCCACCAAGAGCCGTTAAACGCTCAGTATCAAGATTGCGAAAACAAGGGCTAGTAGACCATAGGGAGGGTCAAATTTTCATCACTACGGAGCCGCTACCAGGCTCTAATGAGCTCTTAGAATCTCTCTCCTGCCGAAGGAGCCCAAAACGACCCATCCCAGTTCCGCGCTCGGCAATCCGGTTCCTTGCCGGTAACCCCACACTGAGCCTCACCAAAACTTTGATTGGTTACCTGGTCCGGGGGCTTTCTATCTCAAAACAGGGGGGAGAAATTTCAAACCGAGGCACTGCCAAGGTTTCCTGGATTTCGGAAACGATGGGCTTAAGCGAGCGAGCGGTCAGATACGCTCGAAAAATTCTCATTGAGCTTGGGTGCATTGAGAGTGACGAGGGGTCCCATCAGCTAAAATTAAACCGGGACGGAGCCTATTTTGTGCTGAATCTTGAGTGCACATTCGTGAAACGAGAGAAGAAAGTCACTGAAACGGTGCCGGATTTTGCACCCCTCCCCCTCGAAAAATGCACCGATTTTGCACCCCCTAATAAAGACAAGAAAACTTCTATCGAAATTAAACACCAGAAAACTTTGCTTCCAGCCAAGCCAGCTGGTGTTTTTTTAGAACGGAAAGAAAATCCAAACCTTTGGGATATCAAACCCGAAGACCTGTGGCACTTTGGAAGGCTTGAAGAACTTTACTTCCAAGCCTCCAAGGCAGGATGGATTAACCCCAGCGAAGCGATGGCGTTAAATTTCTTGGCAGCGGCGGTGAGGGCTCGGGAGGTGGGGAACGACCCGCCCCGGTTCTTCGTGGCGCTTATCCGAAAAGGGCTTTGGAGTCACATCACCCAGCCGCAAGAAGACCGGGGAAGGGCGGCACTTGTGAAATATCGGGAGGAAAATCCTGACCGCTTTAGGGTCCAAGAGTTCCGGGAGGCGGCGTAGTGAAGTTCTCTTTGGAGGGGATTACTTTTAATGGGGAACGCGGGCGGGGGAGGGGAGCGCCGCGTTCGAAATCAGTTTACCCTTGTGCTCTAGGTCCGCACGGCCCCATCTCCGGATTGCGCGGGACAGGAATCGATGGCGCAATCCTAATACTCGTTAGGCAGTAAGAGACAGGTGGAGCTCCGGTCAGCTTCTGTGATGATCCAAAATTTGGTTCCATCCCTAGTTTCATAAGCCGAGAGGATTCGAAACCCCTCACGAACAGAGAGGTCATTTTCCTTCCAGTCCGCCGTTTTGACGATGCCCCAATCTCCTCTGCTGTGACGTGAGAGAGCAGCCATGACTTCATCCTGGGGGATGGCTTCTAGCGCTCCGGGGGTGATGACCACCTGGCCCAGGGGAAAATTGACCGTGGCTTTGGGAGGCGTCAGCCCTCCAGGCGGCGAGCCTTTGGCAGGGGAGCTGCCGTGGGCTTGTTGATGTCTTGGGTCGGCCCCTGGTCCCATGTGGAATCTCCTTCTATGACTCGGTGTGCGGACAAGCACCCTTTACCATATCGCGGATGAAACGGGAATAGCTCCCTCGGGTACGTCCCGTGGCTTGTTCCCATCACCCAACAAACGCAACCCGACTTTGTTCGTCGCTGCCGGACCGCCCAGGGTAATTGTGCCTAGAGACACTAACCCCTCTCACGCGACCCCGACTTGGAGGGGATTGGACCTGACAAGATTCGGCGGGTGATGTGTCTTCGGGTTGCAACCAAAAGCTGAGGCGTGGCGGATAGGTTCGCGTGGTCATCTCCGCGACACCCGGCCGGAGATGCCCCTTCCGCCCATGACTCACGACCAACGAGAACTGCTAAATCTTCGAACGCTGCCAGCCAGGCTTTCGGCTGCCGAGGCGGCGGCATTCCTGGGGTTTCAACTTCACGACATCCCGGTGCTCGTCGCCAAAGGCGTTCTTTGCCCCCTGGGACGGCCTGAGAGGAATGGAAGTAAGTGGTTTGCCACTGTGGCACTCCGACGCATCGCCGAGGACGAGAAGGCGCTGTCGCGGGCTTGTGAGGTGATTCAAAAGCGGTGGAGGGCAAAAAATTCCCGTGGGCTCGGACGCGTGAGGGGAGACCAGGCGGCGGGGTAGGTCGGGGACGGGACTGTTTTGAATCACCGGCGGGGGGACCCATGACGGAGCGGGCAGCGTCAGTCTGGCGCAATTCTCCATCCCTTCGCTCTGTTCCTGTCTGCCCCAATCCCTCTCCGGTTCCGCTTGTTTGAAGCCTCCACTTTCGGCTCGTTCTGCCTCCTTCCACCGGCAGCTTTCTTCCCGTTTTCCTGCTCTGATTTTCTCCGACCAGCAGCCTTCCTTTTTTGGGGGACACCAACCTCCATCAGAGATGGAGGAGTTCGAAAAGGACCCTGCTTGCTTCAATAACCGATGCGTCACCTAGTCATGTTGCTTCATCCCTCCCGATCGCCAAGGGTCCATAGAGGGTGAAGCCGATTTTGAAATGTTTCACTTCGTCCATTCGGCCGGTGAGGCTACCCCGTCGGACCAGGATGTCGTTCTCCAACTCGGCCGAGTAAACGAACCGATTATCGTGCGCGCCGGGGCTGAGTTTACCCTCGAAGATTTTCGGCGCAGCCTGTTCGCCCAGATAAAGGCACCTGACTTTCTGCCGTCTATCCCAGGGTAGGTTCCGGGATCTCAAGGCTTGAAAGGAGGCTTCTGCCTCGACGAATTTGCCTCGGTTATATTGGGCTACACCTAGATAGAAAAGCCATAAGGTATCTCGTGCAAAACGAGGGTTCCTCAGGATGTGATAAAGATCACTCTCGAACTGTTCCCAACTTACGGGCCCTCTGTCTCGGTTTAAAAGCCATTCAACGATTAGCTCCACTCGGCACAGGAGCAGTTCATCCCTCGGATCCTTGCTCGCGTCATTGATGAGCTTAAAGCAGTCTCTGAGAAACTCATCCGTTTTCTTAAACAATGACCCACGTTTGTCCTGAGTCGCCTTAGTTAGAAGTATCCTGGCCACAAAGGCTAGGGGTGTCTGGTCGCCGGTTTTCTTGAAAGCTTCGAAAGACTGACCTCGAATTATGTCGAGATCCGGCTGAGCCATCAGTATGTCCTGTCTCAAATCTTGGAACATCTTGGTGCTTTGAGCGGTTTGTTCACTGATCTGCCCATCCGGCGATGAATGTGCGACTAGGAGGAGGGCACGGCCCACGATCCGTGCTGCTCGTTCTATGTTCGTCCAGAACGCCCCGCGATTTGTCCCCCTGACGGCGGCGGCGACCGTTAGCAGGGTCTGGGCGTGAACGTGGTGGGAATGTAAAGAGAACTGGTCGATTTCAAGAGCCGCTGACACGTGTTCGAAGACGGTTTCTCCGCCATCGGCTGCGTCCACCCTCTTCTCCTTGATCATCTGATTGAGAGCAGCGGCTGCCGAGGTGTGCAGATTATCGGCCTGGTCTTGATCTGCAACAGTATGATCCTGGCTTCTGGCAATGAGTCGACGTAGCTCATCATAGACCTCTTGGCAGTCTCCACCGAGTTTCCGCTTTGCAAGGCACCGGTGATGCTCTACGACCCCTAGAGGTTTCGGGTAAGCGGAGACAGCTGCATCGTAGAGTTCCATGGCCTGCTGGTAATTGAATCTCCTTTCGATGAGATGTCTGCGTTCAACCAAGATGTCTAGTATGAACGTGCGATATTGAGGGCTTGTAGAACTGCAAGCACTCAAGAGCCGTTTAAGACAACGGAATTCTCCGGTGTGCCCGGCCGTCCCATGGTTGAGCGTACGAAGCAGTACCTCTGTTACGATATGATTCCGCGTCCGGTAGGCATAAGTTTCTGCGCTGGGGTAGCTGTCTTCATAAAGAAGTCCCCAGAGAGGCTTTCTCTCGCAACAATTCTCAGCCCATTCACCATAGGATATCCCCAGCGCGCTCACGAGCACCTCGACCGGTAGAGGAACGCTATCAAAACCCGACGCAGTCGTCACGAACTCGTAAGCGGCCTTAGCTACGCTCTTAGAGGCACTCGCGGCCTTCGCGAAACTCTTAATCAGCGTTTCGGTTTCTCCCAAGCGTCGGTATTCCCCAACCAGTGATTCCTCGATCGCAGATTGGGTCGACGGCAGAAGATACCAAAGAGAACACAAAACATCTCTGCTGTGCTTTACCCCCGGAGCCAGCATCATCTGTTTAGCTCTCTCAACGTTTTCCGCCACGCCCAGTGTGACAAGGTAATCAGGCAACCTCTCGAGCTCCGAGTTGGAGAACTCGGGCGAAACCTCGACGATATTCTCATCCGGGATCGGTTGAGCCAAGCCGTCCTTCACCGGAATTGTTTCGTCTGTCTTCCTGCTCGCAACGATTATCAGCCAGGCGAATTTAGCTTTTCCCAGGGAGATGATGATCTCATTGAGTTGTGTTCGGTTACCGATCGGGTCGTCGAGGAACACTATGACTTCGGTGTTCCTACGACGGATTGCTTCGTTTAGCGTTGTGACTACAGAGTCGAAGCGATGACCTGACACCTCTCCGTAGGAACGCTTCACCCACACACAGAGCTTGGACTGTTGAGCTAGCGCAAACGCGACAGTTCGCATGATAACCGTCTTTCCAATACCTGCCTCGCCCTTGAGCTGAAGCACAGGGGATCTTTCGGCTTGCGGTGTCCTGAGGAACTTGGTGACTAGAACCTCGATATCTGAACAGACATCTCGCACGAACTCGAGACCGAGGGCGTATGGCGCCCAGTCAAGGTGCGTAGGGCGAAACAGCGAGTCTTGTAGTCGGTTGCGTTCGGCGGCATTCGCTCGGACCTCATCTTTCCGGGGAACGTAGGCGACTTGGTCCTCAATTTCCGCGAATACCTTCGGGTCAATCAACCCCTTGGTGGGTTCCGCGAACAACGGTAACGAGCGAATATCTAGATTTGTTTTGCTTAGGGCGTTGCAGAGGTCCGACAAACTGCATTCGGCCGTAATTATCTCGGAGAAAGGTCGCACAAGGTTGCGGAAGGTGGCATTCGTGGCAGTTGGATCGGTTTCTAAGAAGATCAATTTTCGGGGAACTTGCGGTTGAAGCTTCAGTAACTCATTCATGAAGTCACACACGCGTTCAACGATCGTGGCCGTCCCCAAAAAGATCAAAGGATCGTTCTTGATGATGCTAGGTAGTGACTGGAGCATCCGTGCCCACTGGCGCTGTCGCCTGAGATATTGGGAGCGGCTAATAGCTAGGCTGGACAAATCGCGGTTGTCTCGGATGTCACCCATCAGTGCATAATATGGCACGCTCGTCAGTGACGGCGTGGTATCCGGTTCGGCGATTGTAGTTAGCGTCCATTTGGACGGCGTAGCGTACAACGCGTCCATCATTTTGGTTCGTAGAAAATCATCGCACCCGAGAGAGACGATTACTGTCCAGTTCGCTTTCGTAATCGCGTCCAGTTGGGGATTGGCGAACGCCGCATTGGTGAATGCAGACTGGACGTCGTTACGCAGCTTTGTTTCTGATGCGGTTCCGGCAGCGCTTACCAGATCAACGTAGTCCAAAAAACTTGAGCATGGACAATCGATATCAAGATCGGGATGAAGGCTCTTGAGTTGCTTGAGGCATTCTACTTCTCGACCTGGCGCTGTGCTCATTCC
This genomic interval from Verrucomicrobiales bacterium contains the following:
- a CDS encoding ParA family protein — translated: MSLYPCAYKDTYPCILIRQQFFLGENFMEGHSIVEISGPRTAIIGIGNQKGGVGKTTITVQLACALAELGRKVLIVDLDVNAGSTKHFGIKPEGFLGTFEVLVGDEEPLDVIITHEDEDNQLPEGVHLLPGSRKLESLDERLRTKKSKFDPVPLHDCLKPVVEKLRGHYDYVFLDTPPSAPLPIIAAYKAADGFLLVAIPEGLAIQGLNEALHDIEEVRKYGNSKLELVGIAIGAVESRTRLSRELVAYVAGTFKDYQLLPVIPRSTIVPTAQTQGTTIFRVDSTHTVCQAFRDLAVSFETNIEKFLGIKHSVQISSEVAANG
- a CDS encoding AAA family ATPase yields the protein IEAQTLHSLLWEIRGGARVLSDKTVLVVDEAAMVGTRQLLTVLKLCNEAGARCVLAGDDRQLQAVEHGGGFSALLNRLPSSELTEIFRQKEPWAREAVKEFSKGNSKAAFASYQDKNLVAQAATEPEALARLVNDWRNRGGIDHPDKQVILAPTNNVVDELNLLAQAQRLQAEALAPQALESEGVRYFVGDRVIFTLNDRQLGLWNGDTGTVQSIRDGKLVVYLDSHETREIDLKRYTDIRLGYAFTVNRTQGATIDNSLVYASNQNRELAYVEASRAKDSTRWYLAESVVKVTESMEQSRKKEFIADQVITLEQTLTL